The Staphylococcus haemolyticus region TTGTTTACATTTTTGGAAGTAATATTTCAATAGTGGGTTCGGAAGGTATTTATGATAACAAAGATACATTTTTCAAATTAGCAGTTTCAAATGTAGGTGGGGATCTTCATACATTAAATGTATTCTCATTAGGTCTTGGACCTTGGTTAACATCACTAGTTATCATTATGTTATTAAATTATCGTAATTTGGATCAAGCAACGAAACAAACACGTTCTGAAAAGCATTATAAGGAAAGAATTATAACAATAGTGTTTGCAATATTTCAAAGTTATTTTGTAATCAGTACGTATATTCATAATAACTTTATTAAAGATTCAAACATCATTTTACTCATGCTAATTCTTGTTGCGGGGACAATGTTATTGGTTTGGTTAGCAGATCAAAATATTACATACGGTATTTGTGGTCCAATGCCAATTGTATTAACAAGTTTAATCAAATCATTATTTAATAACCAACACTTTTTTAAGTTAAGTGTAAGTGTCTTATTACTTATATTAGTAATTGTGACATTAGTCATAGCATTACTCATTCTATTATTTATTGAGTTATCGGAATATCGACTCAATTACAAAGACATCATGAATAACTCTACGAATAAGACACCAACATATTTAGCATGGAAATTAAATCCGGCTGGAAGTATTTCAATTATGATTAGTTTATCAGTATACGTACTGTTAAATAATATGATTAATTTAATAGCTACATTGCTCGGGTCAAACGCAAATTTCGAATTTTTAAGTTTTGCTAATCCGATAGGTATTATGTTTTATATTGTGTTACAAATCGTACTGAGTTACTTGCTGTCACGATTTTTGATTAATACTAAGAAAAAGGCGGATGAATTTCTAAAGAATGGGAATTATTTTGATTCTATACGTCCGGGTCGTGAGACAGAGCGGTATTTAAATAGTAAGGCTAGAAGAGTATGTTGGACTGGTGCCATATTGGTAGCATTGATTCTGGCAGTGCCATTATATTCAACATTGTTGGTGCCCAATCTATCAACAGAAATTTACTTTTCAATGCAACTGATTATCTTAGTGTACATCAGTATTAATATTGGTGAGACGATTCGCACGTACTTATACTTTGATCGTTACAAGCAAATCTTGAATAAATATTGGTAGGAGATAGTTATGAAACAGTTTATACCTGCATGGTACGATTCGAACAATTGGTGGGATAGCGCTGTTGTGCCCTTTTATATAAAAAGAAAAACGACAGAATTTGATGACATGGTAAGTTTAATGTTGATGCATCATAAAAACAATGAACCATTCAATACAATCATCTTGAATTATAATCCCCTGTTGCGATTATTTTTACATCGTCATGAGCTTTATGAAATGAATTATTGGTCTCTTTTTGATGAGATACAAGGTGCAACGCATGGCACACCTGTAGCAATTGATTATAGAGAATTATCTTGGCCAGAAGACACTGAATTTATTTATACGCCATTTCAAGTCTTGGCCATTAAAAGTGATAATCAATTTTCTAAGATGATTTTTAGTCAAGAAGGCTATTTAATTTGCATTGAGGATTATGAACACAAAACACTAAGCCGTAAATTGATATTTGATGATAGAGGGTTTGTGTCATCGATTGAAATTTATCATGATGGACAATCACCAATGAAACGATATTACTTAGCGGTTAAAGGTCAGATCATTATGACTCAAGATTTTATGACTGAAAAAATTACTATCCAACCAGAATTCTATGACCTTTTTCAGAAGAAGTCATATGGCAATATGGATGAACTTATTTTTGAAAAAATTCAACAATACAATACTTCAACATTAGCGGATGACGATAAAGTGATTATAGCTGCAGATAAAAGACACAATTATGTATTAACAGATACATTCAAACCTGAGAATATGTGTTTCTCATTATTCAGCCAGAGAAATGCATACATCGATGCGACGTTATTAGAAACTATTGGAAAAGCGAATCAATGTATAGTTGATACACAAGCAAATGCGACTAAATTAAATCAATTCATAACTCAGAATCCTGAGTACCAGCCATTCAAAATTATGCGCGTAACGCCGTTTGATGCACAAATGTTACCTAATATAAGTAGTCAATTGTATGAAACGAATATTGGCGTTTGGATAGATTCACTTAGTGAAGAAGACTTAAAAACGGTTATCGATCAATTGAGTCAATACGTCTCTCAACATGAACAAACCATAATCCATCTGTTAACGCGATTAAATGAGAACGATATACAGCAATGGTTAAGAGATGAAATAGATCAATTAAATGCATTGTTAAATGTTGAGGAAGAAGAATTCTCTCCAGAAGTTCAAGATATTTTACAAACGGAACTTGAAGAAGATGAAATAGAAAAGGTTAAGTTAATTTATGTGCCTTTCGAAGAAGATTTAATGAAGGAATTGTCGCAATTAAGAGTGATTGTAGATTTAAACCAAGAGCCTGATTTATATTTACAAATTTCAAGTATTAGTGCAGGCGTTCCA contains the following coding sequences:
- the secY2 gene encoding accessory Sec system protein translocase subunit SecY2 gives rise to the protein MIKKHEYKILYKRILFTCFILIVYIFGSNISIVGSEGIYDNKDTFFKLAVSNVGGDLHTLNVFSLGLGPWLTSLVIIMLLNYRNLDQATKQTRSEKHYKERIITIVFAIFQSYFVISTYIHNNFIKDSNIILLMLILVAGTMLLVWLADQNITYGICGPMPIVLTSLIKSLFNNQHFFKLSVSVLLLILVIVTLVIALLILLFIELSEYRLNYKDIMNNSTNKTPTYLAWKLNPAGSISIMISLSVYVLLNNMINLIATLLGSNANFEFLSFANPIGIMFYIVLQIVLSYLLSRFLINTKKKADEFLKNGNYFDSIRPGRETERYLNSKARRVCWTGAILVALILAVPLYSTLLVPNLSTEIYFSMQLIILVYISINIGETIRTYLYFDRYKQILNKYW
- the asp1 gene encoding accessory Sec system protein Asp1; the protein is MKQFIPAWYDSNNWWDSAVVPFYIKRKTTEFDDMVSLMLMHHKNNEPFNTIILNYNPLLRLFLHRHELYEMNYWSLFDEIQGATHGTPVAIDYRELSWPEDTEFIYTPFQVLAIKSDNQFSKMIFSQEGYLICIEDYEHKTLSRKLIFDDRGFVSSIEIYHDGQSPMKRYYLAVKGQIIMTQDFMTEKITIQPEFYDLFQKKSYGNMDELIFEKIQQYNTSTLADDDKVIIAADKRHNYVLTDTFKPENMCFSLFSQRNAYIDATLLETIGKANQCIVDTQANATKLNQFITQNPEYQPFKIMRVTPFDAQMLPNISSQLYETNIGVWIDSLSEEDLKTVIDQLSQYVSQHEQTIIHLLTRLNENDIQQWLRDEIDQLNALLNVEEEEFSPEVQDILQTELEEDEIEKVKLIYVPFEEDLMKELSQLRVIVDLNQEPDLYLQISSISAGVPQINRRETDYVDDKLNGLIIDNIQQLRVALNYFINNLKNWNYSFAHSIKLSDEFSSEKIIQRLNSVIEGEIHGT